The DNA window taattattattgatatttattttaaaatctatAGAATAATTGTTTTAATAATATTCTACATATATAACCATACCTATTATTTAACGtagttaattttattaataataatatgctatattaattaatttaaaaacttagtcatacatatataatgtgaaaatatatacatattctaaaataattcttaagataatttgagaaaaaataaaagttatatattttttgaaaaatatcttaagtaTAGTTTACatttaaacttaatttaattttttattatcataattttttaattgaattattgttttaatttgaaaaataagaattgattattattgtttcaaaaaatatcttaGCCACTATATGAAATTGAATATAAACTCTACCTTaagaaaatatgatatatatatatatattaccacTTTATAATTggcacataaaaaatataaaataaaattagcacAAAATTATAGAAACCAATAAACTATGTATTGCTTAAGGAGAATGGAGATTTCATGAATAGTACTAAATATAATCATTATAAATATAAGGATTAGATTAATAAAGAATAACTATACATGGAAAGAAAGTAAATATATAACTCAAAATTTGAGATTTCTacacaaattataattgattcacTAAATAAATGTCTTCTTTATAACATTTGTAAcaatttttcttattctttattGTATTTTCAACAAAATACAACCTCAAGCATCTCGAACCCAATGTTATCATCACTGAAATTtgcaataaattaataaaaattataaatacaaatataattcAAAGAGATAGGAGATGAAGAgataaagagaaaagaaagaatacTTATACTATTTGTACTCGCTCTTTACTCACACATTGATCGTCTATCGACCTCAAGTACATTGTTGCAAGAAAGCCACTACCACACTATCACTGAGATTAGTCAAGTCAAATACAAGTTCAATATGTAACGAAaacaatttataataataataaaaaagaatgcACACTATTATATTTATGGGGAACAATAAAAGATTAATCAGTGAGAGTAAAATATATgtcattatataatatatatacttgagacATTTAAATTCAGTTAAAAGTATAAGATTAAAGAAAACAAACATCAGAATcttaaatatcagttcaaatattaatgagattggttttattattattttattatatataaataatattttattaaataaaaataaaaagtcacccataaatttctcataaaccaagaattttagttatataggcacactttatatagaatagatttaaactttaattttaCGATaacattttgttttaaaaataactaatgctatatatatacatacttcTAATAATTTGTACATTTTATTATAACCGTACACCCTCCTAACTACAAATTAAGAATATTGTATCTatcactattattattttttataatatatatatttggacaTAATATATTTCgtcaaaatattttctaatataattcttatatatagagaaaaattaatataaaatacgtATGATAATgaaatttacataattttttattttacatatataaaatatatatatataatcacatcTAATGAGTACACTAATGTAACCGCAAtagctaaaaaaaatttaaagatcaaaatctcaaatcctatttcaaaaatttaaaaataaaaatatcttaccTAATGAAAAAATTGAACATGCATGTATTGCATTTAACATCACTTAATtaaacttattaaaaaaaactaattatacgtGCATTGTACGTAACATCAACCTAGTTTATTTATATACTAGGTTATTGTTACATACATTGCacatatacttaattatatttatagtttttatttttattatgtgtatttttaaaattttataaattaaaggaaactacttattaattttttatttttttaaaaaataatatttaaatttttaaaaattaatataaagtttaaaaatattaaaattgaacatacttcaatattaaaaatcacaataaaaaaataataatgttataaataatatattactatttatatatatttaaattaatctaaaacTGATATAGGTTCAATtaacctaaaataaataatattaatatttatatatatttaaatttatctaAAATATTTGATAGGGTTATTCATATCAATCAGAAAACCTCAGTTTAAATTCGGACTGTGACAATCTGAACCACTGTAGACCGTAATCGGGGAAACCGTTTTTGGTGGTTTGGTTAATTCGGACCGTTTACGGCGTAATGGTTCAGTTGCGGTTCGTAATAAATAGTTAACAATTATTAAACCGGACCGGAccgtttataataaataattgatttatatatatatgtatatgtataatttaattttttttgtgtcaAGTTTTGTAGGATTTTTATATTATGTTTGACTTTtgagaatatttttatattgttatttatatgttatacatatattacttatcatgttaaatatatattttgaaaaataaaattaaaaacttattaaaaataatacaattacttaaaaaatatgaataattataaattttacttacacCGTGGTTTCGAGCCAAATTAAACCGTTCTTAATGGTTTGGTTTGAGAAATTTATTGGTCTGGTTTGGTTTCCAATATTCAAAACACTGTTATACTGGTTTGCttcaaaaattatgaaaatctgGATCAAACCAATCCATGAGCACCCCTAATATTTAATGttcaaaaaaattgagaaaaataaatataaaatttaaaaatattaaaattgaacatactcctaatattaaaaataacaacaaaaaataataatattacaaataatatattaatattatatatatttaaattaatttaaaattggtATAAGTTGAATTAatctaaagaaaaataatattatacatatttaaattaatttaaataaataatattaatatatatttataaaattgacTTTATTAATACGTACGGTTAAcagaatatttttatattcttaaattattttattaaaagttAAACAATTACATTTTATATCtagaataaatattaatatcatGCTGTGTTTTGTGTATCATTTTATAAAAGTGACAATAATTAGTCCTTATCCATAGTCTCATATATACAAAACATCTATAATTAATGCAAGAGcaaaattttcatattttttaatttttaaatacaaaacacctaataatatatatattcatattatatGATTTCCCCATGCAGTATTGCAGTAGATTAGATCTTATCCttattcatatatttctgatTCATTGCCACCATTACATGCATGTCTATAATTAGAGTGTActatacctatatatatataacatataataataataataataatttataataataaaaaaataagtagtgatctaatttatatatatttgaacaTTCACGATTGGGTCGGAATCAATCAATATCATTTAAAGTtctttagaattttatttaattaataatttattttatttttgtttttccacACAAATAGCTTattctcatccatttacttGTATGAGTTGTAATCCTCACCTTTTGAGGTTGGCCATTCTCACTCTAGCTACTCTCTTTGTCGATctctataaaaattaaataaaaatcaagaAGAAAAAACTCTCACGTACttcatcaattaattaattcttcTCCATATTATATATCCCAGATTTCCAATACTATAATCTCCATTCACAATTTTCTTCCTTTctttatattcatacatatataacaCAATTAAAGATGTTTAGTAATATGATGATTCAATTTCTCAGAAGAAGCCATACTCTTTCATCATCAAATTTTAAGGTTTATatatttctcttcttcttcttcaaatttccattttttcaaaaattgattaaaaatcaaacaattcatatttatttttttaattttttgacatGAAGTTGGGACGATTTGGATTTGCATCTCGAGCTGCATCTTTGCCTCAACAAACATATGggtaagattaattatattaccagattttattatttttttccagaaaaaaaaatcatgaatAATTAATAATGGTAGAATTGGGGTGTGGGTAATGATTATTATCTTGTAATTAAGCTGTAAAAttgatataattattattatatattaaatttggtGACGTAATAAATGGGAGAGCAGAAATGTAGGGGGTGATGTGGATGAATATGCTGACGTGGAATGGGATAAAATTGGATTTGGTGCAATTCCAACTGATTACATGTACGTTATGAAGTGTTGTAAAGACCATGATTTTGAACATGGACAACTTAATCCCTATGCAAATATCCAGATTAGCCCTGCTGCTGGCGTTTTAAACTACGGTCAggtaattaattagtattttcttaaattataaatttaatgtatGAGTTTTATCTTTGAATAGTTGgtactagaaaaaaaatataattctaGTACGTTAAAATGGGTGTACTGATGCAACCCCTAACTGTTTCGGTATctataagaattttttagtttaaatttttttatttttatagtcgTGTATCTTATAGTtgtttaagacatcctgcaaaattttaagaaatttgaaaaaatttaacacgtcgAAAATagtgtttaaagagtttgttgtacgtgtaatttttttattttatacgcgtgtgaaATAGACGGTTTAAATAttgatttttatattgtaaattattctgaatttttcaaaattttacaagaagtcttaaataactataacgtacacgattatgaaaaaatttaaactaaaagATTTATATAGATACAGAAGTAATTAGAGATTGCATCAGTGTATCGTAAAAGTAGCCTATGATTTATCTttgaatagttttttttttttttttttttgaaatgatttaTCTTTGAATAGTTGGTACTAGAAAAAAATGTAAtttctataattattaattaatttattaaacacGTCAACCTCAATAAGTTGAAAATTCGTAGGTAGAATGATGTCAAAGTCAACACAAGACATCTATCTATCCTTTTCCTTTTTTCCACGTGGCCTTATCATGTTACAGCACATAGTCAAAGTGAAAATGTTGAGTTACTATAAAGAGAACCATTTTATAGATTTTCCTTTTTGTCTTTTTTGGGTAGTGCgttcactctttttttttttattattatttttaaaaagaattattagtgtatttttaagtcttatataattttaaaaaatattatttatttgaaatattattataGAATATGTTAAACATATATATCCAATAAGAATactcatttcaaaatacattctTCTAATcagtaattttataaaaattaatgcatcacgttatataaaaaatttagcatttcttattaaattattatacatagctcgctattattttttttcactaaATGTTACATAAGAACATTTAACACGTGGTtgtgcaatatatatattttaatataaaagatgttttcttttattattggttagttaatatattattgggtaagtttagaaaatctatTATATCTTTTGGCACTTTTgagaattttttaatatattatgttataattattatttataaatttttagaataccaatattttacatattttattgtacatattattttttatatatagtaatgaactatttaaattttattttatatattgtaaattattcaaaaaaaaaaaaaaaatttacaaatagtattaaaaatagactaaaaagtttaaaaacatAATAAGTAAAAAgaagggttaatttcacaaatgcacggaaacaacaaaaaaataacaaaaatacggtttcacggaattttaaatatttttacgatttttttgattttatttacataaaatacggtctttttatgttgaaattttgttcatttgtggttaattttttgttatatgtatgttattttttgttgttttttgttgttattttcatgttagttatgttgttttcttgtttattttatgttgttttcgtgttattttttggaaaaccgtaaaaatgtaaaaaaatattctttgaacgtaaaaatataaatattttacaaaaaattgtacctcatgtaattattcctaaaaAGAATGATGATGTTAAGAATTTTGaaagtaatatataattaataaaagaagAGAGAATTAATTATACACGTACAGGGAGTGTATGAAGGAACAAAAGCTCAAAGAAGGTCAGATGGAAGAGTCCTTCTATTCCGTCCAGACCAAAATGCCATTCGCATGAGGGAAGGTGCACACAGACTCTGTATGCCCGCACCTTCCACCAATCAATTTCTCCATGCACTCAAACAAACTGTTCTTGCCAACAAACGTTGGGTACGTACGActactattaattaattattacacataattatatatgttgttaaaatatattattattattaattaattctcATCATCAAAATGTATAGATTCCTCCTCCTGGAAAAGGGTCTTTATATATTAGGCCTATGCTAATTGGAAGTGGTCCTATATTGGGCTTGGCTCCATCACCAGAATACACTTTCCTCATTTATGCTTCCCCTGTTCGCAACTATTTCAAGGTCACTATTACATTTTTCAGAATGTGAATTAAGtcttttttttgcttaaaatatatatattaatatacatcattttattgtgatttaaaaggAGGGAATTGCAGCTTTGAACTTGTATGTTGAAGAAGAGTATGATCGAGCCTCTCCTGGTGGAGCTGGAGGTGTAAAAAGTATTACCAATTATGCCCCAGTaagatttttcttttactttattacttatctgttggaaatattgtgaatattttaacaaaatatataagtgtctTAGTGTGTGTGAGTTGGAAAGAGTCCCACATGGGATATGAACCCTCATTGACAAGGGTATAAAGAGTGCAACTTTGGCATTTGGGTTTGGGCCCCAAGGGGTACCCAGTTTTGTGCGAATGGGTGAGGACACACACACTTGACCCaccacacacgcgcgcgcgcgCCGTCCGTCCGATCCGAGCCGGGTTGGGTTGGTTGGTGTGGTGTgacacaatattattttttacagaaaaattatttaataaaatatttatttttttatttattaatttaattaagaaacgTGTTTAATTAAACTGATTACTTAGTCGTATCAGTTAATGGGACACGTTCAAAGGACCAACTCACCCCACTTCAGAAAACGTTATTCTTCCCGTTATGTTTATTCAATCCATTCGCCTATATAATGCGATTGAACTGATGGGAAGAAAACATCTCTTTTTCGTATCAGAAAAATAcagtttttcataaaattaaaattccatCTGCGATATCAAATTTTTTGGGTGTATTCGACGGTGCTCTACAGTGCAGTGGGGTTCCGATACAGTGCAACGATCGGGCCGTTTTATCCTGGGGACGACCGGCAATTTCCGACTGCTTGCACACTCCTGGGCAGTGCCGcgaacgtcttaaagagagcgacttagtccgcgactcaacccagaattcttcattcggtaatatcgttcctcttttattttgctagCAGTTTACTCAACAATTTTAAGACGTTCTTTCTGCTATGACTACTACCGATGAATGTTCTGGTTCTACTGCTGATATTAACAAGCCTTTTCGTTTTGAGGGTTTGCACTTTAAACGTTGGAGACAGAAGATGTTGTTTTTTCTGACCATGAAAAAAGTTGCGTATGTGCTTACTGTTTTGAAACCGATTGTTTCGAGACTCCACCTCCGCCGAGAAGAAGGATGAAGTCGAGAAGTACGAATCGCGAGGTTAAGGAAAGGGACTCCTGGGTAGAGAATGATTTTCTGTgtaaagaattttatttgaatggGTTTGTCTGATGATTTGTATGATTATTATAATTCTGACAAATCTGCCAAGGAGATATGGGAAGCATTACAGAAAAATATGACACCGAGGAGGCGGAACAAAGAAATACGCTGTCAGCCGCTACTTGAAGTTTCAAATGACCGATGATAAATCAGTCGAAGCTCAGTCTCACGAGCTTCAGAAAATAGCTCACGAAATTCTTTCTGAAGGTATGACTATTGATGAACAATTTCAAGTTGCTGTTATGATTGATAAATTACCCCCTTCGTGGaaagattttaaaaatactCTCAGGCATAAAACAAAAGAGTTTTCGTTGGAAAGTCTGATCACTCGTCTTCGAATTGAGGAGGAAGCTCGAAAACAAGACCAAAAGGAAGAGGTGCTTGTTGttggaaacaacaacaacactaaTAAAAGATCCACTGCTGTTCTGAAACCCAATGGGAAAAACTTTAAGAATCAGAATCGCAAAGCGAATCCAAACCGCAACAATCAACCTCGAACCAATAACAACAATCAGAATTGGAACCATCAAAGGAACCATAATAACAGGCAGCAACCACCCCCTAATAGAAATGACTCTGGTTTGTTCATGTGTTACAACTGTAACAAGCCAGGTCATATGGCACGAAAGTGTAAGAACAGGCCTAGTTCGCTCCGCAGCTAACTCGACGTAAGAGCTGCCTTTTACAGCTATGATTTCAGAGATCAACCTTATTGGTGGATCTGAAGGGTGGTGGGTAGATACTGGCGCTTCTCGCCATGTCTGCTATGATAGAAATATGTTTAAAACATATGTTGCTGCTACTGAGGATCAGAAAGTGTTGTTGGGTGACTCCCACACCACTATAGTTGCTGGTACTGGAAATGTGGAATTGAACTTCACCTCTGGAAGAACTGTGATTCTAAAAGATGTGATGCACACTCCAGAGATGAGGAAGAATTTGGTCTCGGGCTACCTTCTCAACAAGGCGGGGTTCACTCAGACTATAGGAGCTGATTTGTTTACTTTAACTAAGAATGGGATATTTGTGGGGAAGGGGTATGCAACTGAGGGAATGTTTAAATTGAATGTTCAAGTCAATAAAGTTAATGCTTCTGCTTATATGTTGTGTTCTTTTAATACTTGGCATGCTAGACTTTGTCACGTAAATAAACGCATAATCAAGAACATGAGTAGTTTAGGCCTAATTCCTAAATTATCTTTAAATGACTTTGAAAAATGCGAATTTTGTAGCCAAGCCAAGATTACTAAAACACCACATAAATCTGTGTTAGAAAAAGAAACCGAGCCTCTAGATTTAATCCATTCTGATATTTGTGAACTTGATGGAACTTTGACTAGAAATGGTAAACGCTACtttatcacttttattgatgattgttcTGACTTTACCTATgtgtatttaatgaaaaataaaagtgaagctCTTGATATGTTTAAGATTTTTGTGGCTGAaattgaaaatcaacttagtagAAAAATCAAGAAGTTTCGTAGCGATAGAGGCACTGAATATGATTCTACTgcttttattgaattttataaCTCACATGGAATCATACACGATAAGACTGCACCTTATTCACCTGAAATGAATGGCAAAGctgaaagaaaaaatagaactCTTACTGAATCTGTTGTTGCTATTTTATTGAATTCGGTGTCGCTTCTCATTGGTGGGGAGAAATTTTATTAACTGTATGTTATGTGCTTAATAGAGTTCCTAAATCTAAAAGGAAAATTTCTCCATAtgaaagtttgaaaaataaacaacCCAatatctcatattttaaaacttGGGGTTGTTTGGCATATGTTAGAATTCCTGATCCTAAGAGAATTAAATTGGCTAGTAGAGCATATGAATGTGTTTTTATTGGATATGCTGTTAATAGTAAAGCAtatagattttatgatttaaaagcGCATACTATTTTGGAATCTAATGATGCTGATTTTTTCGAACATAGATTTCCATTTAAATTGAGAAATAGTGGGGGTGCATCATCTAGTAACATGACTGCTTTTAGGGATAATGAGCATGAAAAGGGTATAGAAACTGAACCTAGAAGAAGTAAAAGAGCTAGAATTACCAAAGATTTTGGTTCTGATTTTTGTGCATATACTCTAGAGGAGGATCCTTCTAACCTCCAAGAAGCCTTGACTTCACTAGATGCTGATTTATGGAATGAAGCTATTAATGATGAAATGGACTCTCTTGAGTCAAATGGAACTTGGCATTTAGTTGTGTTACCACCGAGTTGTAAgacaataggttgtaagtggattctgAAAAAGAAATTAAGACCCGATGGTACTGTTGAAAAGTACAAGGCACGACTTGTTGCCAAAGGGTTTAGACAAAGAGAAAATGTAGATTTCTTTGATACATTTTCACCTGTTACTAGAATTACATCTATTCGTGTGCTTTTTGCTCTTGCTGCTATTCATAATCTTGTTGTgcaccaaatggatgttaaaactgctttcTTGAATGGTGAATTAGAAGAAGAGATTTACATGGACCAACCTGAAGGTTTTGTTGTTCCTGGTCAAGAACATAAAGTGTGTAAATTAGATAAATCTTTGTATGGTTTGAAACAGGCACCTAAGCAATGGCATGAAAAATTTGATAATCTTGTCATCTCACATGGCTTTAAAgtaaatgaaagtgacaaatgcATTTACTATAAATCTGAAAATAATGTGTGTACCATTATTTGTTTATATGTGGATGACTTGCTAATTTTTGGATCTAATATTCATGTCGTGAACAATGTGAAATCTTTGCTATGTGAAAATTTTGACATGAAAGATCTAGGTGAAGCGAATGTAATCCTTGGTATACGTATCACTAGATCGAAAAGGGAATTTCTTCGGATCAATCTCACTACATTGAGAAGATCTTAAAGAAAGATAATTACTTTAATCAGAACCCGCATGTACACCATATGATCCCAAAgtgtaaaattatttaagaacaCCGGTGATGGTGTAAGGCAATCTGAATATGCGAGCATCATTGGCAGTCTTCGATATGCCACTGATTGTACTAGACCTGACATTGCCTATGTCGTGGGATTATTATGCAAGTTTACTAGTAGACCTAGTCCAGAGCATTG is part of the Cannabis sativa cultivar Pink pepper isolate KNU-18-1 chromosome 5, ASM2916894v1, whole genome shotgun sequence genome and encodes:
- the LOC115717084 gene encoding branched-chain-amino-acid aminotransferase 2, chloroplastic, giving the protein MFSNMMIQFLRRSHTLSSSNFKLGRFGFASRAASLPQQTYGNVGGDVDEYADVEWDKIGFGAIPTDYMYVMKCCKDHDFEHGQLNPYANIQISPAAGVLNYGQGVYEGTKAQRRSDGRVLLFRPDQNAIRMREGAHRLCMPAPSTNQFLHALKQTVLANKRWIPPPGKGSLYIRPMLIGSGPILGLAPSPEYTFLIYASPVRNYFKEGIAALNLYVEEEYDRASPGGAGGVKSITNYAPVLKAITRAKNRGFSDVLYLDSVNKKYLEEVSSCNIFIVKGNVISTPPTAGTILPGITRKSIIEIARDHGYKVEERGVMVDELSEADEVFCTGTAVGVAPVGSITYKNQRMEFRVGDESTCSRLYSTLVGIQTGVIEDKKGWIVEVV